From Synoicihabitans lomoniglobus, the proteins below share one genomic window:
- a CDS encoding DUF983 domain-containing protein, with translation MKVTRGQIIARGLTNRCPNCGEHALFKEGRVFELNRHCPTCDLQLERDEGSFLGSMSLNYGVTLVVFLVPVLLLYLAGALSGLVASLIAGIGAVLVPVLFYRSSRSWWLMNYYVFLPHHLPKNQRELAPDEDANT, from the coding sequence ATGAAGGTTACCCGGGGACAAATCATCGCACGCGGACTCACCAACCGCTGCCCCAACTGCGGCGAACATGCGCTCTTCAAGGAAGGCCGCGTTTTTGAGTTGAACCGCCATTGTCCGACCTGCGACCTGCAGCTCGAACGTGATGAGGGCTCATTTCTCGGGTCCATGTCGCTCAATTACGGGGTGACGTTGGTCGTCTTTCTCGTGCCGGTGCTGCTGTTGTATCTGGCGGGCGCGCTGTCGGGCCTCGTGGCGAGCCTGATTGCAGGAATCGGCGCCGTGCTCGTTCCGGTGTTGTTTTACCGCTCCTCACGCAGTTGGTGGCTCATGAACTACTACGTGTTCCTGCCGCACCACCTGCCGAAGAATCAACGCGAACTCGCCCCCGACGAAGACGCCAACACGTAG
- the rpsB gene encoding 30S ribosomal protein S2 produces MSNLSITVRDLLDAGVHFGHQTKRWNPRSKPFVFDHRQGITIIDLGKSFAALEKACDALTELVANGGNVLFVGTKRQAQEIIREAAASVNMPYCVDRWLGGTLTNFATVKGSIAKYKKYQAMDTNGDLQKLGGKEQAAIRREMVRMQKNFSGISEMTDLPKAMFIIDVAHEDIAVAEGVRCNIPTVALVDTNSDPSNVTYPIPGNDDAVKSIRVIVDAAVEAIQNGLGQRDARRIARGQADLKAATAAVAAAAGADAEADAEPVPTIVAAEATGDVVIPEAAPRKKIAAPKDDEAPAAAEAAVPAAEPEAAPAATEETEPKAAE; encoded by the coding sequence ATGAGCAATCTCAGCATTACCGTTCGCGACCTCCTCGACGCCGGTGTCCACTTCGGCCACCAAACCAAGCGTTGGAACCCGCGTTCCAAGCCATTCGTTTTCGATCACCGTCAAGGTATCACCATCATCGATCTCGGCAAGTCGTTCGCCGCCCTGGAAAAGGCCTGTGACGCCCTCACCGAACTTGTCGCCAACGGCGGCAACGTGCTGTTCGTCGGCACCAAGCGCCAAGCCCAGGAAATCATCCGCGAGGCCGCCGCTTCCGTTAACATGCCTTACTGTGTGGATCGCTGGCTCGGCGGCACGCTGACCAACTTCGCCACCGTCAAGGGCTCCATCGCCAAGTATAAGAAGTATCAGGCCATGGACACCAATGGCGACCTGCAGAAGCTCGGCGGCAAGGAACAAGCCGCCATCCGTCGTGAGATGGTGCGCATGCAGAAGAACTTTTCCGGCATCTCCGAGATGACCGACCTGCCGAAGGCCATGTTCATCATCGACGTCGCTCACGAGGACATCGCCGTCGCCGAAGGCGTGCGTTGCAACATTCCGACCGTCGCCTTGGTCGACACCAACTCCGACCCGAGCAACGTGACCTACCCGATCCCGGGTAACGACGACGCCGTGAAGTCCATTCGCGTCATCGTTGATGCCGCCGTCGAGGCCATCCAAAACGGTCTGGGTCAACGCGACGCACGTCGCATCGCCCGTGGTCAAGCCGACCTCAAGGCCGCCACCGCTGCTGTGGCCGCCGCCGCCGGGGCTGACGCCGAAGCCGATGCCGAGCCCGTGCCGACGATCGTCGCCGCCGAGGCGACCGGTGATGTGGTCATTCCCGAAGCCGCTCCGCGCAAGAAGATCGCCGCCCCCAAGGACGACGAAGCTCCCGCCGCCGCGGAGGCTGCCGTCCCTGCCGCCGAGCCCGAGGCCGCTCCCGCCGCCACGGAGGAAACCGAGCCCAAGGCCGCTGAGTAA
- a CDS encoding Spy/CpxP family protein refolding chaperone yields the protein MKPVIRLILVALVAGVVAFGITKQLTPDATTTSEVAWLESEFALTPEQAAKITALHDAYRPVCAAHCEAIMTTREALAAATAPSERAATESQLQSLIATCHANTREHLRAVAAAMSSDQGQRYLDMIGPRLTAHQHAQPFGLR from the coding sequence ATGAAACCAGTGATCCGACTCATCTTAGTGGCCCTGGTCGCCGGCGTGGTGGCCTTTGGCATCACCAAACAATTGACCCCGGATGCGACCACGACGAGCGAGGTGGCCTGGCTTGAGTCCGAGTTCGCGCTCACCCCCGAACAAGCGGCCAAAATCACGGCCCTGCACGACGCCTACCGCCCGGTGTGCGCTGCACATTGCGAAGCGATCATGACCACCCGCGAGGCGCTGGCCGCCGCCACCGCTCCCTCCGAACGCGCCGCCACCGAATCCCAACTCCAATCCCTCATCGCGACCTGCCACGCCAATACCCGGGAGCATCTCCGCGCCGTCGCCGCCGCCATGTCTTCGGACCAGGGGCAACGCTACCTCGATATGATCGGGCCCCGCCTCACCGCGCATCAACACGCCCAGCCGTTCGGCCTCCGATGA
- the ppk1 gene encoding polyphosphate kinase 1 yields MPRSSSPSPASIAPPPVDRSGVTMPHREHEPVVRVNRPLKSAYFNRELSWLAFNRRVLEQARHAATPLLERVKFLAIVCSNLDEFFEIRVAGLIQQVEGGVEKSGFDGLGPREQLRRIHSVVASLVDDQYRIWHDDLVPSLADEGVLFKSAEELSAPELIWVRQYFEEQVFPVLTPLGLDQSHPFPQLGNKTLNVIVSLDDPDTTENEHQAAMLPVPRILPRLVRIDSDGTGKQTYIFLTEIIKLCAGEFFPGYKINGAWAFRVTRNSDLYIDDEEAENLLKAIEEELRNRHRGAAVRLEIEEGVDEGIFKTLCEHLDLSHEYVFRLAGPINLLRLMSLTDIDRPDLKYRPFTPVMSSPLKPGMSPFDTLREQDVLLHHPYDSFDPVVDFVTQAAHDPKVFALKQTLYRTSGDSPIVKALIEASRNGKQVTALVELKARFDEANNIQWARQLEEAGVHVVYGLVGHKTHCKCSLVVRQEGKKMRRYVHLGTGNYNPKTARLYTDLSLLTARDDITEDVANIFNTLTGFSRKPVFQRLLVAPVNLHSRMLELIDREATNAQAGKPARIMAKMNSLIDKAVIDRLYAASQVGVKVDLIVRGICGLVPGVRGLSENIRVRSIVGRYLEHARVIYFQNADGQPDIYAGSADWMPRNFFRRIEVVFPIDDPALRAWFIDEFFPLELQDNVNARELHSNGAYSPIARQGDEPSFSVQNYFMAAATQRARVKTPSELGR; encoded by the coding sequence ATGCCGCGTTCGTCCTCCCCATCCCCCGCCTCCATCGCACCGCCTCCGGTCGATCGCAGCGGGGTGACCATGCCGCATCGGGAACACGAACCAGTGGTGCGCGTCAACCGCCCCCTCAAGTCGGCGTATTTCAATCGCGAGCTCTCGTGGCTGGCGTTTAACCGTCGCGTCCTCGAGCAGGCGCGCCACGCCGCCACCCCGTTGCTCGAGCGCGTCAAGTTTCTCGCCATCGTGTGCTCCAATCTCGACGAATTCTTCGAGATTCGCGTCGCGGGTTTGATCCAACAAGTCGAAGGTGGCGTCGAAAAATCGGGCTTCGACGGACTCGGTCCCCGCGAACAGTTGCGTCGCATCCACTCCGTCGTCGCATCGCTGGTCGACGATCAATACCGCATCTGGCACGACGATCTGGTGCCCTCGTTGGCAGATGAAGGCGTGCTCTTCAAATCGGCGGAGGAACTTTCCGCCCCTGAGCTTATTTGGGTGCGGCAATACTTCGAGGAACAGGTGTTTCCCGTGCTCACACCGCTGGGCCTCGACCAATCACATCCCTTTCCCCAACTCGGCAACAAGACCCTCAACGTCATCGTCTCCCTCGACGATCCCGACACGACCGAAAACGAGCACCAGGCGGCCATGCTGCCCGTGCCCCGCATCCTGCCGCGGCTCGTGCGCATCGATTCCGACGGCACCGGCAAACAGACCTACATTTTCCTCACCGAGATCATCAAACTCTGCGCCGGCGAGTTTTTCCCCGGCTACAAGATCAACGGGGCCTGGGCTTTCCGCGTGACGCGCAACAGCGATCTCTACATCGACGACGAAGAAGCGGAAAACCTGCTCAAAGCCATCGAAGAGGAACTGCGCAACCGGCACCGCGGCGCGGCGGTGCGCCTCGAGATCGAGGAAGGCGTCGATGAGGGAATTTTCAAAACCCTCTGCGAGCACCTCGACCTTTCCCACGAATACGTCTTCCGCCTCGCGGGCCCGATCAATCTGCTGCGCCTGATGAGCCTGACCGACATCGATCGGCCCGACCTCAAATACCGCCCGTTCACGCCGGTCATGTCCTCGCCGCTCAAACCGGGGATGTCGCCGTTCGACACCTTGCGTGAACAGGACGTGCTGCTGCATCACCCCTACGACAGTTTCGATCCAGTGGTGGATTTCGTGACCCAGGCCGCCCACGATCCCAAAGTCTTCGCCCTCAAGCAGACGCTGTATCGCACCAGCGGCGACTCTCCCATCGTGAAGGCGTTGATCGAAGCCTCCCGCAACGGCAAACAAGTCACCGCGCTGGTCGAACTCAAAGCCCGTTTCGACGAGGCCAACAACATCCAGTGGGCCCGCCAGTTGGAGGAAGCCGGCGTGCATGTCGTCTACGGACTCGTCGGCCACAAGACCCATTGCAAGTGCTCCCTCGTGGTGCGCCAGGAGGGCAAAAAAATGCGTCGCTACGTGCACCTCGGCACCGGCAACTACAACCCCAAGACCGCCCGGCTCTACACCGACCTGAGCCTGCTCACGGCCCGCGACGACATCACCGAGGACGTCGCCAATATTTTCAACACCCTCACCGGATTCAGCCGCAAGCCGGTGTTTCAGCGCTTGCTCGTCGCTCCCGTCAACCTGCACAGCCGCATGCTCGAGTTGATCGACCGCGAGGCCACCAACGCCCAAGCCGGTAAACCCGCCCGCATCATGGCCAAGATGAACTCCCTCATCGACAAAGCCGTGATCGATCGCCTCTACGCCGCGTCGCAGGTCGGGGTCAAAGTCGACCTCATCGTGCGCGGCATCTGCGGCCTCGTTCCGGGCGTGCGCGGGCTCAGCGAAAACATCCGTGTGCGCAGTATTGTGGGACGTTATCTGGAACACGCTCGCGTGATCTATTTTCAGAACGCCGACGGCCAACCCGACATCTACGCCGGCAGCGCGGACTGGATGCCGCGCAACTTTTTCCGCCGCATCGAAGTCGTCTTCCCCATCGACGATCCCGCGCTGCGCGCCTGGTTCATCGACGAATTTTTCCCGCTCGAACTGCAGGACAACGTCAACGCCCGCGAACTGCACTCCAACGGCGCCTATTCGCCCATTGCACGCCAAGGCGACGAGCCGTCCTTCTCGGTGCAGAACTACTTCATGGCCGCCGCCACCCAGCGCGCGCGGGTGAAAACGCCGAGCGAACTCGGGCGTTAA
- a CDS encoding efflux RND transporter periplasmic adaptor subunit: protein MKSVTLRRTAVVATVLAVATTATLFALTEDEAESVSAAAVAPPAPAVTVSSPRQRTLVEAAEITGRIHALEMVDLRAEVPGRLDAVHFQSGQVVQQGDLLFTLDARTYAAAHAAAAAAVVRAEATATTARRDADRADLLLSREAISTEEADTRRARAAEAEANLLVARAERDRTAVDLERTSVRAPITGRVSRALVTTGNLVSPATPLTTLVSVGDAYVHADVDEATVLRLQRLLREGQVQLDDVGRIPVDMQLADEAGFPRHGFVESLDNHLDPTTGSLTVRMVFPNTGDALTPGLFARVRLPLGSPEPALLISERAIGTDQSQKFVLVVGDDNTVAYRPITLGPVVDGERVIRTGLQPEDRVIVNGLQRVRPGTSVTVETAALARSS, encoded by the coding sequence ATGAAATCCGTCACACTCCGCCGCACCGCCGTTGTCGCCACCGTCCTGGCTGTCGCCACGACCGCCACCCTCTTTGCCCTTACCGAGGACGAAGCCGAATCCGTTTCCGCCGCCGCCGTCGCTCCGCCTGCTCCCGCGGTGACGGTGTCGTCACCCCGCCAACGCACGTTGGTCGAAGCCGCCGAAATCACCGGACGTATCCACGCGCTGGAAATGGTGGATCTGCGCGCCGAGGTTCCCGGCCGCCTCGACGCGGTCCATTTCCAATCCGGCCAGGTCGTCCAACAAGGCGACCTGTTGTTCACCCTCGACGCCCGCACCTACGCCGCCGCGCACGCCGCCGCCGCCGCCGCCGTAGTGCGGGCCGAAGCCACCGCCACCACCGCCCGCCGCGACGCCGACCGTGCCGACCTGCTGCTCTCACGTGAAGCCATCAGCACCGAGGAGGCCGACACCCGCCGCGCCCGCGCCGCCGAAGCCGAAGCCAATCTCCTCGTGGCTCGCGCCGAACGCGACCGCACCGCTGTCGATCTCGAACGCACCTCCGTCCGCGCCCCCATTACCGGACGGGTCTCCCGCGCCCTCGTCACCACCGGCAACCTCGTGTCTCCCGCGACACCGCTGACCACGCTCGTTTCCGTCGGCGACGCCTACGTGCACGCCGATGTGGACGAAGCCACCGTGCTGCGTCTGCAGCGACTCCTCCGCGAGGGGCAAGTGCAACTCGATGACGTCGGCCGTATCCCCGTCGACATGCAACTGGCCGATGAAGCGGGCTTCCCGCGCCACGGCTTCGTGGAGAGCCTCGACAACCATCTCGATCCCACCACAGGCAGCCTGACCGTTCGTATGGTGTTTCCCAATACCGGCGACGCGCTCACGCCCGGTCTGTTCGCCCGGGTTCGCCTCCCGCTGGGCTCTCCCGAACCCGCGCTGCTCATCAGTGAACGCGCCATCGGCACCGACCAAAGCCAGAAATTCGTTCTCGTCGTCGGTGACGACAACACGGTCGCCTACCGCCCCATCACCCTCGGTCCCGTGGTCGATGGTGAACGGGTGATTCGCACCGGCTTGCAACCCGAGGACCGCGTGATCGTCAACGGACTCCAACGCGTCCGGCCCGGCACCAGCGTGACGGTGGAAACCGCCGCACTCGCCCGTTCGAGCTAA
- the tsf gene encoding translation elongation factor Ts, which translates to MSTTITASMVNDLRKATGAGLMKCKQALVEANGNVEEASTILRKQGEASAAKKAERDAKEGVIESYIHLGGKVGVLIEVNCETDFVARNDDFKAFVKDICLHIAAAAPTAVNREEVDQELVEKEREIAAAQAEGKPPMAVQKIVEGKLEKFYAQSVLLDQPFVKNPDQTIREYISATIQKTGENIQIRRFTRYQLGA; encoded by the coding sequence ATGAGCACTACGATTACCGCCTCCATGGTAAACGACCTGCGCAAGGCGACTGGCGCTGGTCTCATGAAATGCAAACAAGCCCTCGTTGAAGCCAACGGCAACGTCGAAGAGGCCTCCACCATCCTGCGCAAGCAGGGTGAAGCGTCCGCCGCCAAAAAGGCCGAGCGCGACGCCAAGGAAGGCGTCATTGAGAGCTACATCCACCTCGGTGGCAAAGTGGGCGTCCTCATCGAGGTCAACTGCGAGACCGACTTCGTGGCCCGCAACGACGACTTCAAGGCCTTTGTGAAAGACATCTGTCTGCACATCGCCGCCGCCGCCCCGACCGCGGTCAACCGCGAAGAGGTCGACCAGGAACTCGTCGAAAAAGAGCGTGAAATCGCCGCCGCCCAAGCCGAAGGCAAGCCGCCGATGGCCGTGCAGAAGATCGTCGAAGGCAAGCTCGAGAAGTTCTACGCCCAGAGCGTGCTCCTCGATCAGCCGTTTGTGAAGAACCCCGACCAGACGATCCGCGAATACATCAGCGCGACGATCCAGAAGACCGGCGAGAACATCCAGATCCGCCGCTTCACCCGCTACCAGCTCGGCGCCTGA
- a CDS encoding TetR/AcrR family transcriptional regulator, with protein MGRPSDAKERLMTSAIDLIWEGSYGAVTIDDICRGADVRKGSFYYFFPGKAELAVAAIERMWEIKWKPFLDKNFSADLEPLERFTGYFQALVQNQKELFAEHGKVLGCPVASVGTEVSVCQAAVSDAIRDVITRKKRFYESAIRDAVAAGAIEPCDPAVKATALFCLIDGMMGQSRMMNDVSVFDNLTSMACDLLRFKTPVTA; from the coding sequence ATGGGACGACCCTCTGACGCCAAAGAACGCTTAATGACCTCCGCGATCGATCTGATCTGGGAGGGAAGCTACGGCGCGGTCACCATCGATGACATCTGCCGCGGAGCCGACGTGCGCAAGGGCAGTTTCTACTACTTCTTCCCGGGTAAAGCCGAACTGGCGGTCGCCGCCATCGAGCGCATGTGGGAAATCAAGTGGAAGCCCTTTCTGGACAAAAACTTCTCGGCCGATCTCGAGCCCTTGGAACGCTTCACCGGCTACTTCCAAGCTCTGGTGCAAAACCAAAAGGAACTCTTCGCCGAGCATGGCAAAGTGCTGGGCTGTCCCGTCGCTTCGGTGGGCACAGAGGTGTCCGTTTGCCAGGCTGCCGTTTCGGACGCGATTCGCGACGTGATCACGCGTAAGAAACGGTTCTACGAATCGGCCATTCGCGACGCCGTCGCCGCCGGCGCGATCGAACCTTGCGACCCGGCTGTCAAAGCCACCGCGCTGTTTTGCCTGATTGATGGCATGATGGGCCAGTCCCGGATGATGAACGATGTCAGCGTCTTCGATAACCTGACTTCCATGGCCTGCGACCTTCTGCGTTTTAAAACGCCCGTCACCGCCTAA
- a CDS encoding RNA polymerase sigma factor: MSETAADTADMLALQAGDSTALDRLMRRWEVRLRSFLLRHLVSQTDALDLAQETFVRIYRHRDRFDDRRRFSTWMFQIALNLVRDQARRQARRPTTTLDDAPELSSEVTPHHGAEASETATAVRTAIAELPAPLREVIVLFEYEHLSHAEIAEIIGATPKAVETRLYRARSQLRTSLARWLEP; the protein is encoded by the coding sequence ATGAGCGAAACTGCGGCCGACACCGCCGACATGCTCGCCCTGCAGGCGGGTGATTCCACCGCACTTGATCGCCTCATGCGCCGCTGGGAGGTGCGGCTGCGTTCGTTTCTACTGCGCCACCTCGTGTCGCAGACCGACGCCCTCGATCTCGCCCAGGAAACCTTCGTCCGCATCTATCGTCATCGCGACCGGTTCGACGACCGCCGCCGGTTTTCGACCTGGATGTTTCAAATCGCCCTCAACCTTGTGCGCGACCAAGCCCGTCGTCAGGCCCGGCGGCCCACCACCACCCTGGACGATGCCCCCGAACTCTCGTCCGAGGTCACACCGCACCACGGCGCGGAAGCGAGCGAAACCGCCACCGCGGTCCGCACCGCGATCGCCGAGCTCCCCGCGCCCTTGCGCGAAGTGATCGTGCTGTTTGAATACGAACACCTGTCCCACGCGGAAATCGCGGAGATCATCGGCGCCACCCCCAAAGCCGTGGAAACCCGACTCTACCGCGCGAGATCGCAACTGCGCACCTCCCTCGCCCGTTGGCTGGAACCGTAG
- a CDS encoding TIM-barrel domain-containing protein: MPFPGCFRLFACPRLALTLFTAVSLSVGSLAAAELTVPGGRLEVVDNEVLIHRHGRVIVHLTDVKFDYHSPLAWAVAQTTPDRIEIKLTYPASVDYAHRGPTTPGLDATLTISTHGDGFRLHATPEWADQTTLEFAHTGDHFFGLSSPLQPDNQHSPDLTGSTVRVEVTNHGEDIVENYASAFSSFYMSSAGYGAFFDTFGVGRYQFALNGRNQIHHETGTLDWYVLLGDDGPTIHRAYFDLIGAPKHVPLWALGPIGWRDQNDGGAAEILDDIKRFADLRLPLTGWFVDRPYSDGAHAWSHMNFSAAFAEPEKWIREIREQHGLEFMTWTATAFFGDTPLNRHLPGGFTYADLSDPETVAQFQQKLTDLQHSIGVKGHKMDRADEKFPEWEAWADETVPRGAKRNTYTYLFIKTHDEALRRTWGDDQFTFARAAIHRSQPYLSAIWGGDPRSSWAGLQGNAANAIRASFMGFPVWGTDVGGYIGEGLIDEELYLRWMQFGVMSGLLEIKLDGSGGDGRDRMPWRYDEAFQAEYRDLLELRMDLLPYLYSLANDAAESGTMMQPLAYRHLDDPRTHAIWDQFYLGAGLMVAPMVTPGSVRDVYLPAGRWYRYNFDRGIESSLVGGHAVVTQVERNEIPLFVRANSLLITGNVYAGNARTWDADSPPRLKIHAFPGEVGESTSFTYIDSADGDAAKVIHLEHDETGISLTAPALDAAVSLKIFRRNGVSVTNIPAGEPIHYRIDD; the protein is encoded by the coding sequence ATGCCATTCCCCGGTTGTTTCCGCCTGTTTGCGTGTCCTCGACTCGCCCTCACTCTTTTCACCGCCGTATCGCTTTCCGTGGGATCGCTGGCCGCCGCCGAACTGACGGTGCCGGGTGGTCGCCTCGAAGTCGTTGATAACGAGGTGCTGATCCATCGCCACGGTCGGGTCATCGTCCATCTGACCGACGTGAAATTCGACTACCACTCGCCGCTGGCCTGGGCAGTCGCTCAAACCACGCCCGACCGGATTGAGATCAAACTCACCTACCCGGCGTCGGTCGATTACGCGCATCGCGGTCCCACCACGCCCGGACTCGACGCGACCCTCACCATCAGCACCCACGGCGACGGGTTCCGTCTTCACGCCACACCGGAGTGGGCCGATCAGACCACGCTGGAATTCGCTCATACGGGCGATCACTTCTTCGGCCTGTCCTCACCGTTGCAGCCCGACAACCAACACTCGCCCGACCTGACCGGCTCGACCGTGCGCGTCGAGGTCACCAATCACGGTGAGGATATTGTCGAAAATTACGCTTCGGCCTTTTCCTCATTCTACATGAGCAGCGCGGGCTATGGCGCATTCTTCGATACTTTTGGCGTCGGGCGCTACCAGTTCGCGCTCAATGGTCGCAACCAGATCCATCACGAGACCGGCACGCTCGATTGGTATGTGTTGCTTGGTGACGACGGTCCGACCATTCATCGCGCTTATTTCGACCTCATCGGCGCGCCCAAGCACGTGCCCCTCTGGGCGCTTGGCCCCATCGGGTGGCGCGACCAAAACGATGGCGGCGCGGCCGAAATCCTCGATGACATCAAACGCTTCGCCGACCTGCGCCTGCCTCTGACCGGTTGGTTCGTGGACCGTCCCTACAGCGACGGCGCGCACGCCTGGTCGCACATGAATTTTTCCGCCGCGTTTGCCGAACCCGAAAAATGGATACGCGAAATCCGCGAGCAACACGGCCTCGAATTCATGACGTGGACCGCCACTGCGTTCTTCGGCGATACTCCGCTGAACCGCCACCTCCCCGGCGGTTTCACCTACGCCGATCTGAGCGACCCGGAAACAGTCGCACAGTTTCAACAAAAACTCACCGACCTACAGCACTCGATCGGGGTGAAAGGCCACAAGATGGACCGCGCCGACGAAAAATTCCCGGAGTGGGAAGCCTGGGCCGACGAGACCGTGCCGCGCGGAGCCAAGCGCAACACGTATACTTACCTGTTCATCAAAACCCACGACGAAGCGCTACGCCGGACGTGGGGCGACGATCAGTTCACCTTCGCTCGCGCCGCCATTCACCGCAGCCAACCCTACCTCAGCGCCATCTGGGGCGGCGACCCGCGCAGCAGCTGGGCAGGCTTGCAGGGCAACGCCGCCAACGCGATTCGCGCGTCCTTCATGGGGTTTCCCGTTTGGGGCACCGACGTCGGCGGCTACATCGGCGAGGGGCTGATCGACGAAGAACTCTACCTGCGCTGGATGCAGTTCGGCGTCATGAGCGGATTGCTTGAAATCAAACTCGACGGCTCCGGCGGCGATGGCCGCGACCGCATGCCCTGGCGTTACGACGAAGCCTTCCAGGCCGAATACCGTGATCTCCTCGAACTTCGGATGGATCTGTTGCCCTACCTGTATTCACTAGCCAACGACGCCGCCGAAAGCGGCACCATGATGCAGCCCCTCGCGTATCGGCACCTGGACGACCCCCGCACGCACGCCATCTGGGATCAGTTCTACCTCGGCGCCGGCTTGATGGTGGCGCCCATGGTCACCCCGGGTTCCGTGCGCGACGTCTACCTCCCCGCCGGACGCTGGTATCGCTACAACTTTGACCGCGGCATCGAATCCAGTCTGGTCGGCGGTCACGCCGTGGTCACCCAGGTCGAGCGCAACGAGATCCCCCTGTTCGTGCGCGCCAACAGTCTCCTGATCACCGGCAACGTCTACGCCGGCAACGCTCGCACGTGGGACGCAGATTCCCCCCCTCGCCTCAAGATCCACGCCTTCCCGGGCGAGGTCGGTGAGTCGACCTCGTTCACCTACATCGACTCGGCCGATGGCGATGCCGCCAAGGTTATCCACCTGGAGCACGACGAAACCGGAATTTCGCTCACGGCACCCGCGCTCGATGCCGCCGTGAGCCTGAAAATCTTTCGGCGCAACGGCGTGTCGGTGACCAACATTCCCGCCGGCGAACCCATTCACTACCGTATCGATGACTAA
- a CDS encoding methyltransferase family protein, translated as MRRPRLYPPVWFVANVMLVVALHYFAPISVPMPPLHMAAGSFLITVGIVMTLVAIFTFSRHHTPVLPFRQPETLLCHGVFRWSRNPIYLGETFILAGIALRVGELLPWLVVLLFIVGLNRGPIAWEERALREKFGADFDRYCHRTRRWL; from the coding sequence ATGCGACGGCCACGACTCTATCCTCCGGTTTGGTTTGTCGCGAATGTCATGCTGGTAGTCGCGCTGCATTACTTCGCCCCGATTTCCGTGCCGATGCCGCCGCTGCACATGGCCGCCGGTTCGTTTCTGATCACGGTGGGCATCGTGATGACTTTGGTCGCCATATTCACCTTTTCCCGCCACCACACGCCGGTGCTGCCCTTCCGCCAACCGGAAACCCTCCTGTGCCACGGCGTGTTCCGGTGGTCGCGCAACCCGATCTACCTGGGCGAAACGTTTATCCTGGCGGGTATCGCACTCCGGGTCGGTGAACTACTGCCGTGGCTGGTCGTGCTACTGTTCATCGTCGGTCTCAACCGCGGCCCGATCGCCTGGGAGGAACGAGCTCTACGTGAAAAATTCGGCGCCGACTTCGATCGCTACTGTCACCGCACGCGGCGCTGGCTCTGA